In Gulosibacter molinativorax, a single window of DNA contains:
- a CDS encoding Maf family protein has protein sequence MRLILASTSPARLDVLRNAGIEPVVRPSSVDEDAVLASNGPLTPAETVLTLARAKALAVADGEERDAHDGLVLGGDSMFEIDGEIYGKPGSPEVARERWEMQRGRTGTLWSGHWLVDRTVDASGHVAADEGVGAVKSAEVTFVDDLSDYEIEQYISSGEPLWVAGAFTIDSLGGAFIERISGDPSTVIGISLPVVRNLTRQLGYDWPALWNRPGAAS, from the coding sequence ATGCGTCTCATCCTCGCCTCGACGTCCCCCGCCCGCCTCGACGTGCTTCGCAACGCCGGCATTGAGCCCGTGGTCCGCCCATCGTCGGTCGACGAGGATGCGGTCCTCGCCTCGAACGGCCCGTTGACACCGGCAGAGACGGTGCTGACGCTCGCACGAGCGAAGGCGCTCGCCGTCGCCGATGGCGAAGAGCGGGATGCGCACGACGGCCTCGTGCTCGGCGGCGATTCGATGTTCGAGATCGACGGCGAGATTTACGGCAAGCCTGGCTCCCCCGAAGTCGCCCGCGAGCGTTGGGAAATGCAACGCGGCCGTACTGGCACGCTGTGGTCGGGGCACTGGCTCGTCGATCGCACCGTGGATGCGTCGGGTCACGTCGCCGCGGACGAGGGCGTGGGTGCGGTGAAGTCGGCGGAGGTTACGTTCGTCGATGACCTGAGCGACTACGAGATTGAGCAGTACATTTCGTCGGGTGAGCCGCTCTGGGTCGCGGGCGCGTTCACGATCGACTCGCTCGGTGGCGCATTCATCGAGCGGATCTCGGGCGACCCCTCGACGGTGATCGGCATCTCGTTGCCGGTGGTGCGGAATTTGACTCGCCAGCTGGGCTACGATTGGCCGGCGTTGTGGAATCGCCCGGGCGCCGCATCCTGA